One window of Ziziphus jujuba cultivar Dongzao chromosome 5, ASM3175591v1 genomic DNA carries:
- the LOC132803896 gene encoding uncharacterized protein LOC132803896 has protein sequence MTVGKEFFAELLTDEGWLNSDHIDTILYFIRKRRFDNEKMFTNTCAILDVLFWSSIKGRYPIWSASRSTYSCDATLCNYVRGRSPKPSVSWRICDYVYIPVNNGGVHWLAACVDLKARHIDLYDPNMGNKYVQNRELKNAECLTYMLPYLLRDGGYYGKNPDVSPTLDPFTMTMIKDAPRQDNGYECVVISNNLYCCCFLLWLRVKIHVVGFH, from the exons atgacggtgggaaaggaattttttgctgagctactgaccgatgaaggatggttgaattccgat catattgacactattttgtatttcatacgaaaaagacggtttgataatgagaagatgttcaccaacacctgtgccatattagacgtgttattttgg tcatccatcaaagggcgttatcccatatggagtgcatctcgtagcacatattcatgtgatgcgaccctttgtaactatgtgcgtgggaggtcacccaaacctagcgtgtcgtggcggatatgtgattat gtgtacatccctgtcaacaatggaggcgtgcattggttggcagcatgtgtggacttgaaggcccggcatattgatttatacgatccaaatatgggaaataaatatgtccagaatagagagttgaagaatgcggaatgccttacgtatatgctgccttacctattgagggatgggggatattacgggaagaatccggacgtgtctcccactttagatccattcacgatgaccatgatcaaagatgcaccccgccaagataatgggtatgaatgtgttgtcatttcaaacaacttgtattgctgctgttttttattgtggttacgtgtgaaaatacacgtagttggttttcattaa
- the LOC107420612 gene encoding chaperone protein dnaJ 15-like — protein MEYSQLGIHSILSSVSGKVLSCLLSWTFILSGIFRLVDFVLLQVDKQNAHFFGVTINEQQAECGIVERVTSNAQGKFKLLYFEQDVNGGYGLALQMDN, from the exons atggagtacagccaactagggatacattccattctgtcatcagttagtggaaaggtgctttcatgtttgttatcatggactttcattctttctggaattttccgtttggttgattttgttttgttgcaggtggataagcaaaatgctcatttctttggtgttacgatcaacgagcaacaagccgagtgtggtattgtagaaagagttacttcaaatgcacaaggcaaatttaag ttactttatttcgagcaagatgtgaatggcggttatggtttggccctacag ATGGATAATTGA